The genomic DNA TGGGTTCTTAAATTTTAAGATATGTATAACTAAAATACTATGATATATTAGCTTTCATTAACTCGCGATTCATTCTAGCAATGTTATCTAAAGAAATCCCTTTAGGGCATTCAATTTCACAAGCACCTGTATTTGTACAGTTACCAAAACCTTCTAAATCCATTTGAGCAACCATGTTTTTAACACGATCTGCTGCTTCTACTTGTCCTTGAGGTAATAATGCGTATTGCGATACTTTTGCACCTACAAACAACATCGCGGATGAGTTTTTACAAGTTGCAACACAAGCCCCGCAACCAATACACGTAGCAGCATCCATGGCTTCATCAGCCGCATGTTTTGAAATAGGAATTGCGTTTGCATCTTGAGTATTTCCTGAAGTATTTACAGAAATATATCCTCCAGCTTGCTGAATACGCTCGAAAGCCATTCTGTCTACTACTAAATCTTTTATTACGGGAAATGCTGCTGCTCTAAATGGTTCGATAGTAATGGTATCGCCATCATTAAACATACGCATGTGTAATTGACAGGTTGTTATACCTCTATCTGGGCCATGAGCTTCTCCATTAATGTACATAGAACACATTCCGCAAATACCTTCGCGACAATCATGATCGAATGCTACAGGATCTTCGCCAGAATTCACCAATTGCTCATTCAAAACATCCATCATTTCTAAAAAAGACATATGCTCTGAAA from Flavivirga abyssicola includes the following:
- a CDS encoding succinate dehydrogenase/fumarate reductase iron-sulfur subunit, with translation MNLTLKIWRQKDSNAKGQMVDYKVTDISEHMSFLEMMDVLNEQLVNSGEDPVAFDHDCREGICGMCSMYINGEAHGPDRGITTCQLHMRMFNDGDTITIEPFRAAAFPVIKDLVVDRMAFERIQQAGGYISVNTSGNTQDANAIPISKHAADEAMDAATCIGCGACVATCKNSSAMLFVGAKVSQYALLPQGQVEAADRVKNMVAQMDLEGFGNCTNTGACEIECPKGISLDNIARMNRELMKANIS